The stretch of DNA CACGCTTCACGCACTCCACGGTGTGCCGCTGGCGATAAACGCCGGCGATGCGCTGATGTTCAGTGCTTTCCACCCCTTGCTGGATGCTGTGCGCCCGCTCGGGAGCGATGTGAGTAGGCAAGTTCTGGAGGTCACCATGACCATGGCCCGCCAAACGGCTGAGGGTCAGGCGCTCGAACTGGGTTGGCGAGACCGAAATATCACCGGGCTTACCGAGGCCGACTATCTGCAGATGGCGTTGAAGAAAACCGCGTGGATGGGAATGATCTGGCCTGCACAGTTGGGCGTGATCGTGGGGTCGGGCGGCTACGTCGATCCCGATCGCGTGCTGCGTTTCGGTTATTTTCTCGGCCTCGCCTTTCAGATCGAGGACGATCTGCGCAATCTCTCGTTCGATCCGGGCTATGGCAAGGAACGCAACGGAGACCTGCTTGAGGGCAAGCGCACGCTGATGCTGATCCACGTCCGCGATGCATGCTCGGCAAACGAGCGGAAGCGGCTCGACGCCTTCCTTGCAAAGCCCCGGTCGGAACGCGATGAAGCCGAAGTCTTGTGGCTGGCCCAGCTGATGGAACAGCACGAATCGATCGAATATGCACGCCAGATCGCGCACGCCATGGGCGGTGCGGCGATGCACGAGTTTTCGGTCGCTTATGCGGGAAAGCCGCAGTCGGAAGACCTCGAATATCTGGCCGGCCTCGCCAGTTGGGTTTTCGAGCGGCCATGAACGGTCGTGTCCTCCTCTATGGAGCCACGGGCTTCACCGGAGCAGAGGTCGCGCGGACACTGGCAGGAACGGTCGACCTGGTCATAGCCGGTCGCAA from Erythrobacter mangrovi encodes:
- a CDS encoding polyprenyl synthetase family protein; this encodes MEVSPQPVFAPAEPPEGSLVARYARSTRNVLDRYLALEDKAPFLGELMADYPGRGGKMMRPAICIANARIFGENLGEDYAPAIRCAAAIEMLHNALLIHDDVQDGSEERRGRPTLHALHGVPLAINAGDALMFSAFHPLLDAVRPLGSDVSRQVLEVTMTMARQTAEGQALELGWRDRNITGLTEADYLQMALKKTAWMGMIWPAQLGVIVGSGGYVDPDRVLRFGYFLGLAFQIEDDLRNLSFDPGYGKERNGDLLEGKRTLMLIHVRDACSANERKRLDAFLAKPRSERDEAEVLWLAQLMEQHESIEYARQIAHAMGGAAMHEFSVAYAGKPQSEDLEYLAGLASWVFERP